A single Diceros bicornis minor isolate mBicDic1 chromosome 7, mDicBic1.mat.cur, whole genome shotgun sequence DNA region contains:
- the LOC131407853 gene encoding olfactory receptor 8G1-like: MAAGNHSTVTEFILAGLTEQPELQLPLFLLFLGIYVVTVVGNLGMITLIGLSSPLHTPMYYFLSRLSFIDLCQSSVIAPKMLVNFVTEKNIISYPECMTQLYFFLTFAVSECYMLAAMAYDRYVAICSPLLYNVIMSHQACFSLILGVYIIGLVCAFAHTGCMFRVHFCNFDVISHYFCDILPLLKLSCSSTYVNELLILCVGSFNIFVPSLTILSSYIFIIASILRIHSTEGRSKAFSTCSSHMFAVVVFFGSAAFTYLQPLSVMFLNQEKVSSVFYTIVVPMLNPLIYSLRNKDVSVSMKKVLDSRIFL; the protein is encoded by the coding sequence ATGGCAGCAGGAAATCATTCCACAGTGACTGAGTTCATCCTCGCTGGGCTAACAGAACAGCCAGAACTCcagctgcccctcttcctcctcttcctgggaaTCTATGTGGTCACGGTGGTGGGGAACCTGGGCATGATCACACTGATTGGGCTCAGTTCTCCCctgcacacccccatgtactatTTCCTCAGCAGATTGTCCTTCATTGATCTCTGCCAGTCCTCTGTCATTGCCCCCAAAATGCTGGTGAACTTTGTGACAGAGAAGAACATCATCTCCTACCCTGAATGCATGACTCAGCTCTATTTCTTCCTCACGTTTGCTGTCTCAGAGTGTTACATGTTAGCTGCAATGGCATATGACCGCTATGTTGCCATCTGTAGCCCCTTGCTTTATAATGTCATCATGTCCCATCAAGCCTGTTTCTCCCTGATTTTGGGAGTGTATATTATAGGCCTGGTTTGTGCATTTGCTCATACAGGCTGCATGTTTAGGGTTCATTTCTGCAACTTTGATGTGATCAGCCATTATTTCTGTGATATCCTTCCTCTCCTAAAGCTCTCTTGCTCTAGTACCTATGTCAATGAATTACTGATTCTATGTGTTGGTTCATTTAACATCTTTGTCCCCAGCCTGACCATCCTTAGCTCCTACATCTTCATCATTGCCAGCATCCTCCGTATTCACTCCACTGAGGGCAGGTCCAAAGCCTTCAGCACATGCAGTTCCCACATGTTCGCAGTTGTGGTCTTTTTTGGTTCTGCTGCATTCACATACCTGCAACCATTGTCAGTCATGTTTCTGAACCAGGAAAAAGTGTCTTCTGTGTTTTATACTATTGTTGTGCCCATGCTGAATCCGCTGATCTACAGCCTGCGGAATAAAGATGTCAGTGTTTCCATGAAGAAAGTGCTAGACAGCAGAATATTCTTGTGA